A genomic segment from Nicotiana sylvestris chromosome 1, ASM39365v2, whole genome shotgun sequence encodes:
- the LOC104238547 gene encoding mitotic spindle checkpoint protein MAD1, which yields MMLRTPPLKRRAQSKQPEDGSPNSGNRQLIIYEDTPLPESSHDHPDTSDQMLCTYQCRQMVKSEFFDALSSAEKQAHDSQSKLQTLNNDYLKADAERKKFRDQFLNSEQELAAAKGREEALQDQLLKEVNASQERLRKQLQLYSELEGKFQHEMNLRKKAETSAAASEEKASLLERKLSSVSESIEREKSRLQNDLEQLKSESKFSVTKISKNLERMEFRAANAEKESVLLKEQLEELRKRLDECVQQRIEAEKKLSNFTFQEGCSSDNILVKHLQDELRNCEAEVREARKLRSSHENIELLKVKLLEEKGRRDRAESELLKLADLQGDMKKLEDELTTWKSMVKDIPGASCADDVPPKFAALQREVLDSMTKVGEVQAQLKQMEVALDTAELEKRKAESEAAVAKESANFSKSEIKRIELKLVAVIEEKDRLKNVVEDLRKQKSVESGHEVVSGAILQGLEASLAKKENSIKELESSLSEQKEVNIRQLNEINLLSEKLNNEARRIRSLEREGDRLRSEIALLESKLGHGDYSSANTKVLRMVNTLGVENEAKQTIEALQNELQKTKEKLLAVQELKEQSADAGTLVDSYISGKIMQLKEQIATLEKREERYKTVFADRISVFRRACCELFGYKIVMDDHHRPDGIPVTRFMLQSIYAQSDNEKLEFEYESGNTNILANTYTSQPEISRQVDIFIRKMNSIPAFTANLTVESFNKRTLS from the exons ATGATGCTCAGAACACCACCTTTGAAGCGAAGGGCGCAGAGCAAGCAACCTGAAGATGGCAGTCCGAACTCCGGCAATCGGCAGCTCATCATCTACGAGGACACACCGTTACCGGAATCTTCTCATGATCATCCCGATACTTCCGACCAAATGCTATGCACTTACCAATGCCGCCAAATG GTGAAGTCAGAGTTTTTTGATGCCTTAAGCAGTGCAGAAAAGCAAGCTCATGATTCCCAATCCAAACTTCAAACACTAAACAATGATTATCTTAAAGCCG ATGCTGAAAGGAAGAAATTTCGGGATCAATTCCTCAATTCAGAGCAAGAACTAGCTGCTGCTAAAGGGCGTGAAGAGGCTCTGCAGGACCAGCTGTTGAAGGAGGTTAACGCTTCTCAAGAACGGCTCAGAAAACAGTTGCAGCTGTACAGTGAACTTGAG GGGAAGTTCCAACATGAGATGAATCTTCGTAAAAAAGCTGAGACATCAGCTGCTGCATCAGAAGAGAAAGCAAGTCTTCTAGAGAGAAAGCTTAGTAGTGTGTCGGAAAGCATAGAAAGAGAGAAAAGTCGCCTGCAGAATGATCTTGAGCAGCTGAAAAGTGAATCCAAGTTTTCTGTcacaaaaataagtaaaaat CTTGAAAGAATGGAATTCAGAGCTGCCAATGCTGAGAAAGAGTCAGTTCTGCTGAAGGAGCAGCTGGAAGAACTAAGGAAGAGACTTGACGAG tgCGTCCAGCAGAGAATTGAAGCAGAGAAGAAACTGTCAAATTTCACATTTCAAGAAGGTTGTTCTAGTGACAACATTTTGGTGAAGCATTTGCAGGACGAACTTAGAAACTGT GAGGCTGAAGTACGTGAAGCAAGAAAGCTGAGGTCATCTCATGAAAACATCGAGTTGTTGAAGGTAAAACTACTTGAGGAAAAGGGCCGAAGAGATAGGGCAGAATCAGAGCTGCTAAAATTAGCAGATCTTCAAGGAGATATGAAGAAGTTAGAGGATGAACTAACTACTTGGAAATCAATGGTTAAAGACATCCCTGGTGCATCGTGTGCTGATGATGTGCCTCCCAAGTTTGCAGCTCTGCAGAG AGAAGTGCTTGATAGCATGACTAAGGTGGGTGAGGTCCAGGCTCAACTTAAACAAATGGAGGTGGCACTGGACACTGCTGAGCTCGAGAAAAGGAAAGCAGAGAGTGAGGCTGCAGTTGCAAAGGAGAGCGCAAACTTTTCAAAATCAGAGATCAAGAGGATCGAGTTGAAG CTTGTTGCTGTTATAGAGGAAAAGGATCGTTTAAAAAATGTCGTTGAGGACTTGAGGAAGCAAAAAAGTGTTGAAAGCGGGCATGAAGTGGTCAGTGGAGCTATTCTTCAG GGGCTTGAAGCATCTCTTGCCAAGAAAGAAAACTCTATAAAGGAATTGGAGAGCAGTTTATCTGAACAAAAAGAAGTGAATATTCGTCAGCTGAATGAAATAAATTTGCTCAGTGAGAAACTGAATAATGAAGCTAGAAGAATAAGATCTTTGGAGAGGGAGGGTGACCGCTTACGTTCTGAGATAGCTCTCTTGGAGTCCAAG TTAGGGCATGGAGACTATTCTTCTGCCAATACTAAAGTCTTGCGAATGGTCAACACCCTGGGAGTTGAAAATGAGGCAAAACAGACAATAGAGGCTCTTCAAAACGAGTTGCAGAAGACAAAAGAGAAGTTACTGGCCGTTCAAGAGTTAAAAGAGCAGTCAG CTGATGCTGGTACACTGGTTGATTCTTATATTTCTGGAAAGATTATGCAGTTGAAAGAGCAAATTGCAACATTAGAAAAGCGCGAGGAGAG GTACAAGACAGTTTTTGCAGATAGGATATCTGTTTTCAGGAGGGCATGCTGTGAACTTTTTGGGTATAAG ATTGTGATGGATGATCATCATCGTCCAGATGGAATACCAGTTACGCGGTTTATGCTTCAATCGATCTATGCTCAAAGTGATAATGAAAAGCTTGAATTTGAATATGAGTCAGGGAACACAAACATTTTG GCAAACACGTACACCTCTCAGCCAGAGATATCCCGACAG GTCGATATTTTCATTCGGAAGATGAATTCAATACCTGCTTTCACAGCTAATTTGACTGTGGAATCTTTCAACAAGAGAACATTGTCTTGA